The following nucleotide sequence is from Oryzias melastigma strain HK-1 unplaced genomic scaffold, ASM292280v2 sc07331, whole genome shotgun sequence.
TTAAATTGATCTTCAGCCCATGTAGTTTTTGTATTCTTGTTCTTCTGATCATAGATCTCTTTCCAATTGATCCCATTGCTATTGATGAACTGACTGAATAATGATGCAAGTTGAAGGATTTGTCCTGACTTGCTGTAAATCTTCATTTCTGAAATCATGTCAACATCCTCAtctttattttcagtgtttgtttCTGACCCCACATTctctcttttattattattagatgAACCCAgaacaaaactgaacatttttggaaTGAAAGTCAGTGTTTCAACTAAATCCATGCCAATCGTCTCCCATCCTGATGGGATGGAATCCATGGCCTTTCTGTACTGTTCTTGTgtttcctccagctcctttgACATGGCCTCCATTGCTTTCTTGGATCGTTCATTTAGCTCCTTTGAAGTCTGCTCCTTCAATTTATTCTCCTCAAGTTTCATCCTGACGTTCTCCAGCTCTTCTCCATAAACATGTTCAGCATTGATACAGGCTTCCAGCAGCTCCTGAATTATATTAATAACATATTCATACTTCTTTTCAACGCTCTCTGCTAGCACCACACATTCGTCTGCAATATAGTGGATGTTTTCCAGCTGGTTTGGAAGGAGAGTTTCAACGATTTCATCATTTCCTTGAAACAGAATCTTGACTACTGTTTT
It contains:
- the LOC112138920 gene encoding uncharacterized protein LOC112138920 (The sequence of the model RefSeq protein was modified relative to this genomic sequence to represent the inferred CDS: added 77 bases not found in genome assembly), with product MAGAIARTTQDLTSAADMRNTTQMLMQPNANWEGYLTPAPLSIAIMAELVFISSIIDFSINKNPPKDGFKYIKYPDSFRASLMQISNSGWHAFNLAHKNMDQIRIHTSTVPDYMKTVVKILFQGNDEIVETLLPNQLENIHYIADECVVLAESVEKKYEYVINIIQELLEACINAEHVYGEELENVRMKLEENKLKEQTSKELNERSKKAMEAMSKELEETQEQYRKAMDSIPSGWETIGMDLVETLTFIPKMFSFVLGSSNNNKRENVGSETNTENKDEDVDMISEMKIYSKSGQILQLASLFSQFINSNGINWKEIYDQKNKNTKTTWAEDQFKRLYQELEDLPRSQLKENALCLCQRGIDICEQLAQYAPDQECDEKTTKKLIKETKKLHEDARKFDSKSKKKVVLQL